Proteins encoded in a region of the Synechococcus sp. BIOS-U3-1 genome:
- a CDS encoding M28 family peptidase, translated as MALLSTTCRKDLEAIAIPRHASWNPVGLMAVRSYVREQLTALGAVEEHPFRHGSHEGVNLILKLPGLHPRSLALLVGAHYDGPLQSVGADDNASGVAALLELGRLWSTSPPRRPVWLVAFDLEEWGLIGSSVLAAQLKAEQQRLKLMVSLEMLAYTSDQQSYTNPAMGRLYGNRGDFIALVANARAGLMLSQLTRAMGQHVATKALPVLRAGLDVPAVRRSDHSPFWDLGYNALMVTDTSFLRNPHYHQMSDTIDTLDLPFLAAVIDGLEVALAQL; from the coding sequence ATGGCACTGCTTTCAACCACCTGCCGAAAAGACCTCGAAGCCATCGCCATTCCCCGCCATGCCAGCTGGAATCCGGTGGGTCTGATGGCCGTGCGCAGCTATGTGCGCGAACAACTCACTGCACTTGGAGCAGTGGAGGAACACCCGTTCAGACACGGCAGCCATGAAGGCGTGAATCTGATCCTGAAACTTCCCGGCCTTCATCCCAGGAGCCTGGCCTTACTGGTGGGAGCTCATTACGACGGACCTCTCCAATCGGTGGGAGCCGATGACAATGCCAGTGGGGTGGCAGCCCTGCTTGAGCTGGGCCGACTCTGGAGCACTTCACCACCGCGGCGACCTGTGTGGCTGGTGGCCTTCGATCTGGAGGAATGGGGCCTAATCGGTAGCTCTGTGCTGGCCGCACAACTCAAGGCTGAACAGCAACGGCTCAAGCTGATGGTGAGTCTGGAAATGCTCGCCTACACCAGCGACCAGCAGAGCTACACCAACCCCGCCATGGGCAGGCTCTACGGCAACCGCGGCGACTTCATTGCACTGGTGGCCAACGCGCGTGCCGGCTTGATGCTCAGCCAGCTCACCCGTGCCATGGGGCAACACGTGGCAACCAAAGCGCTGCCGGTGCTACGCGCTGGACTCGATGTGCCGGCTGTGCGCCGTAGCGACCACAGCCCCTTCTGGGATCTCGGATACAACGCCCTGATGGTGACGGACACCTCCTTCCTACGAAACCCGCATTACCACCAGATGAGCGACACGATCGACACTCTCGATCTGCCCTTCCTGGCTGCAGTGATTGATGGACTCGAGGTGGCATTGGCACAGCTTTGA